In Gammaproteobacteria bacterium, the DNA window GATGAATTTGGTTGCCATACAAGCCCCCTAAATCTTCATTATATCAATGCTTTGTGATGCAATAATCGCACCGAAAGCTTGAGCGCCGACGCAGAGGAAAGTCCGACAGACTGCTAGGCCGCTCGGGACAATGTCCGGATTTCGGCCATCACGATGCCGAAGTCCGGGATCCAGCATACTTGGTTGCCCAGACGAACCCGTGCCAGCACCAGATCGGAACGGTCCGAATCACGCAGCGCCTCGGCCCGCATCGCGGCCCGATTGAGCGTCACCAGATGCGGATAGGCCTGGGCCAGCACGCCGATCGCAGTCAGTCCGTCAACCGGGTCCGGCAGCTTGACCACGATCACGCGCGCGCGCCGTGGGTCGGGCTCGCCCATGTCGCCATTGAGCCGCTCCAGCCGCAGCACCGGTAGACGCTGAGCCTCGCGCTGCACATGCCCGGCAAGCCAGGCCGGGGCGTCGACCGCAACCTGCAGGTCTTCCAATGGCACGGTCTCCACCACCGCCACGTTCGGCAGCAACAGGCTGTCGCGCGCCAGCGCGATCAGCACCGCGTGAATTTCGGCGGGCTCGCTCACGACACCAATACCCCGCGAATCTCGGACAACAACTGGTCTTCCTGATAGGGCTTGATCAGATAGCGATTCACACCCAGCTCGCGCGCACGCTGACGATGTTTGTCGCCGGAGCGCGAGGTGATCATGATGATCGGCACATCGCTGATCCGTTCGCTGTTGCGCACGTAGGCGGCCACCTCGAATCCATCGGCACGCGGCATTTCGATGTCCAGCAGAATCGCGGTCGGCGATTCGGTGGCGAGCTGGGCGATCGCATCGAGTCCGTCACGTGCCGTCAGCACGCGGTAGCCGTGACGCGTCAGCAGACGTTCGGCAACGCGGCGCATGGTGATGGAATCGTCCACCACCATGATCATCGCGCGATCGTCAGCGCGCGGCGCGGCGGCGCTCTGTGCCTCCGCCAGCAGCGCGCGGCGCGTGCGATCCAGCACCAGCGCCGGTGCGTCCAGAATCAGCACCACCGCGCCATCGGCGAGGATCGTGGCGCCGGTCACGCCGACAATCGAGCTGACCTGCGGGCCGACCGCCTTCGACACCACTTCGCGGTTGCCCTGCATCGAGTCCACCACCAGGCCCATACGGCGCTCGCCGCCGCCGATGCCCTCCGGGACCCGCACCAGAATCGTCGGTACGGTGCGGCTTTCATCCGTTTCGAGGCGGCTGACGCCGAGATAGTCACCGAGGTAGCGCAGCGGATAATCCGCACCGCCGTAGGACAGCGTGGCGTCGCTGTCGCCGAAATACTGGTCGAGCTGGGCGCGTGGAACGCGGGCGATGCCTTCTATGCTCGACAGCGGAATCGCGTACAGCTCGGTCCCCACCGTGACCAGCAGCGCCTGCGAAACCGCCAGTGTCAGCGGCAACCGGATCGCGAAGCAGGTGCCGCCGCCGCGCTCGGTTTCGAGATCGAGCGTACCGCCGAGCTGCTTCACCTCCGAGGCCACGACATCCATGCCGACGCCACGGCCAGCGTTCTGCGTCAGCTCGCGCGCAGTCGAAAATCCGGGTTCGAAAATGAACTGGGCCACCTGAAGCTCGCTCAGCTCCAGATTCGGCGGCATCAGTCCTCGGGCGATGGCCTGATCACGAATCGCATCGATGTCCAGACCCTGTCCGTCATCCCGAATCTCGATCACCAGCTGCGTGCCGTCGCGCTGCAGGCTGATCACGATCTCGCCGACTTCGCGCTTGCCAAGACCGGTTCGCACCGTCGCCGGCTCGATGCCGTGGACGACGGCGTTGCGCAACAAGTGCTCCAGCGGCGCGGTCATCCGTTCCAGCACGTTGCGATCGAGCTCCGCCTCGACGCCGAGGAAGCTGACCTCGGCAAGCCGGCCCGCTTCCACAGCAGTTTGCCGGACCACGCGCTGCAGGCGCGCCACCTGACGCGAGAACGGCACCATCAAGGTCCCCATCAGACCCTGCTGAACCTCGGTATTGATGCGACCCTGCTGCTGCAGCAGACTGCTGGCGTCCTGCGTGACCTGATACAGCGAATCATGCAGCGAACCGAGGTCGCCGACGGATTCGGACAGCGCACGCGACAGCTCCTGCATGCGCGAATAGCGATCCAGTTCCAGCGGATCGAACTCGGCGCTGTAGCGATCGTCCCCGGACTCCGACGGAGTCTGTATCAGGCCGCGCGCGGCAATCTGCGCCTCGGTTTCGATATCCATCTGCCGAAGCTGCTCGCGGATGCGGTTGACCGTGGACTCCATTTCCGCGAGCTGGCTGCCGGTCTCGACGTTGCGCTGCTCAAGGCGCGAGCGATAGATCGACATTTCGCTGGCGGCGTTGAGCAGGCTGTCCAGCCGCTCCACGGGCACGCGTGCCAGTTCCCGACGCTGCTGCTGCCAGAGCCCGCTGTCGTCCTCGGGCCGCCAGAACAGCTGCGGGTCCCAGACCCGCATCGGCGGCGGCCGCTCGTCCGGCAGACCAGCGGCCACGACGGGTTCCGGACCGGTCTCGGTCGGCGGCTCTAGCGGCGCGTCGTTCCACTCGATCGGTGGTACCGGTTCCGGCAATTCGGCGGCGGCCGGCTCCGCTTCGGCTGCTTCTGGCGGCGGTGGAGGGGTCCAATCGTACGGCGCCTCGATCGGTTGATCGTCTTCGTCCTCGAACGACTCGTCGCCGCGCACCAGGCGGTCGTGCATGTGCTGCAACTGCTCGAAACGCGTATGCAACTGATCGAAGGCCAGATCGTCGGTCGGCAGATAGGTGCTGGCCATGTCGTCGACCAGCGACTCCATTTCGTGCACGGCCGCGCCCATCGCATAGCGGCCCGCCATGCGCGCGCCGCCCTTGAGCGTGTGCAGAATCCGCTGCAGGTCCTGTAGCGGCGCGGCATCGGTCGGCTGCGTGCGCCAGATGGCGAGTGCGGCCTCCATCTGTTCAAGCAGCTCGGCCGCCTCGGCGCTGAAAATGGCCAGCAGCTCCGCGTCGTCGTCCTCGGCGCTGGGCGCCGGCTGCGCCGGCAGCGGAACAAAGGGCTGCGTCACCGGCGCAGCGGGCAGCCCGATGTCAGCCGCGTCGTCACGGTGTTCGGCAAACGGGGGAATCTCGACGATCAGCTCGTCTCGAACCTCGTATTCCCGAGACGCCGCCTCAACAAACCCGGCGTCGCTCTCTGGAACCGTCCAGTCGGCGGCGGAGGCCGAATCCGCTTGCTGGATTTCCAGTTCCACAAACAAGGGCTCGACTTCGGGCTCGTAGCCGCGGCGAATCTGGTCGACCGCTCGGTGCAAGCCGTCCACGACATTGGCGAGCCGTCCGAAATAGCTGGCATCACGCGCCACCCGGGACTGCGCAGCGGCCTCGACGAGGCTTTCGAGCCGGTGTCCGACTTCGCCCAGCGATTCGAAACCCGCCATTCGCGCGCTGCCCTTGAGCGTGTGCAGGGCGCGCGTCACCTCGGCATCCGGCGCGTCTCGCAGCGGCTTGGCCTGCCATTCGTCGAATCCGCCTTCGACAACCGCCAGCAACTCCTCGGCTTCTGACAGAAAGATGTCGGTCAGCGCCGGATCGCGATCACCGACCGGCACCTCTTCGAACGGGGCATCGGCCCCGGCCTCATCGGCGACCGGCGTGGCTGCTTCGATCCCGATCGCGCTGCCGCCCAGTGCCTGGATCCGCCCGATCAGAGCGTCGTCACGATCCGGCGGTCGACCGTCGCGAATTGCATCGAGCAACTGATAGATCCCTTCGATCGCTTCGCTGACGGCGCTGAAGAACAGCGCATCGGGTCGCGATTTGCGGTCTTCGCGAAACTCAGCGTGTCCGAGTCGGGCCTCGAATGCCGTCGCCGCCGATTCCAGCGCGGAGCTGTGCGCCGCCTGCGCGGCGTCGCGCACGGTGCGAAACAGGGCGGCTGCCTGAGCCGCGTAGTGTGCGGCATCGGGCTGCTGGCGCCAGGCTTCGATGCATGCCTCGATCTGCTGCACGCAATCGAACACTTCGTGCGTGAACAGCTCGGCCAACTGCTGGTCGTCAGGCTCGCCGCCAGCGACTTCGCTCGGCATGCCGAGTATGGCGATGATGCGAGACTGCCATGGCAACGCGGCTTCGGCCGGCGCGGGGGGCTGCTGATCCAGCCATTGTCCGAGCTGAAGCACCGCATCGGCGATCAGCTTGAGCCGCTCCACCGGCTGTTCGCTGGCACCAAGACCAGCGAAATCAAGGCCTCGTTCGAGTGATCCGGCGAGTTGGCTGATCGCGCCGTAGCCCACCACCGCCGCGCTGCCGCGCAAGGTATGCAGCGCCCGGACGACTTCGGGATCCACCGTGTGGGCGCCGGCATCGGCATCCTGCTGATCCACCCAGTTCTGCACGCGCAGCAGGTGCCCGCGCGCGTCGTCGTGAAACACCGAGCGCATCGCAGCAGCGTCATTGACCGCTCGCTCGGTCAGCTCATGCGCAGCGGCAATCAGCTCCGCTGCCGTATCAGGCGGCTCGCGCTGTTCACGGAAACTGTGGATCAACTCGGGCAACAGCGCGACAGCGCGAGCGATCAGGTCCAGCACTTCACTGTCGACCTTCATTTCGCCGTCACGACATCGATTCAGCAGGTTCTCGCAAGCCCACCCATAGTCGCCGATGAGATCGGCGCCGACCATGCGGCCACTACCCTTGAGCGTGTGAAAGGCTCGCCGCATTTCCAGCAAGTGGGCCACGTCACCCGGTTCGCGCTGCCACGGCGCAAGCTGACTGCGCAGGGTTTCGAGCACTTCGCCCGCTTCTTCGACGAAAACCTCGCGAATCTCGGGGTCGACCTCATCGAGCAGCTGCGGCGCAACCAACGGCGATGGCTCAAGCTCCGCCTGGTCGGTGTCGGCGGCGCCATCGGCGAATTCGAGGCGCTCGATGTAGGCGGCCAGATCGTCCAGCAGACGCGCGCTGTCCGGCGAGCGCGACTGCAAAGCCTCCAGGTAGAACTCCGTGCACGCCACCGCGTCGGCAAAGCGTTCGGCCTGAGCCTGCACCAGAATCCCGGCGGGGAATCCATCCTGCTCGACATAGCGCAACAGTTCGCCGATCAGGCCGGCGGCACGCTCATCGTCGAGAATTCTCAATCCGGCCCGAATCTCCCCGAGCAGGGTCTGCGCCGAGGACAGACCATCACGCGAGCCCTGCCGCAGCGCGAGGTCGGCGGCATTCTTGAACTTCGAAAGATTGACCAGCGATTCACGCAGCAGCGCACCGAAACCTTCGTCGAAATCCGCGGAGGGTGGCGTGCCTTCGTCGTACTGCGACGCCGACGCGAGCTCCGGATCGCTGCGCCGCAGTTGACGGAACAAGGCGGCATCCAAGGAATTTTCGATACGCAACAGCGCCGTAGCGACATCCATCCACAAACCGGCGCCCGCACCATCGGCCGAACGCAGACGCGCCACCGCGTCGGACTGGTTCTGCGCAACGCGCTGCAGCGTCACCAGACCAAGCATGCCCAGGGTGTTGGCAATGCCGTGCAACTGCGCGGCGGTCTGCGACAGATCGACGCTGGCACGCTCGCCAGCGCGCACCACCAGGTCGATGGTGTCCTTGACCTTGGCCAGGTCGGCGCGAATTTCGTCGGATAGTTTCTGCAGCAAGCGTGTGTTGGGCCCGCGCAGCTTGCGCGCCATCGCCTCCAGCGCCGAACTCGACGGCAGCCGCTGGTCCAGCGCAAAGGCGCGACGCAGGAAGGTGACGCGCGCCCCGCGCGCACGCGAACGGCCGACATGAAACAACAGTTGATAGGCCAGTTCGTCGAACTGCGCGGCGGCCGCGTCCTCGCCGATCTCGACGGTGCGCTTGATCTGCTGCACGGCCCGGCCACAGAGACGCTTCACCTCCAGCGAATCTTCGAGACCCTGACCGAGCACCGCTTCGGCCACGCCGGCGACGACGCGCCACAGCTGCGCGGCCGCCGGCACGGTGGCGCCCTGCCTCAGGTGCTCGGCGACCTTGCCGAGACGCGCCACGGCGGTGCGGATATCGTCATCCTTGAGCCACTGCAGCATCGACTGCTGAGCCGCCGGCAGCAGCTTCGCGGCGGTCATACCCGCGGTCCGCGCATCGCGGCCGCCCGGCAAGGGCAGCTCGACACCG includes these proteins:
- a CDS encoding Hpt domain-containing protein yields the protein MIATRPSLASGLHWVRPEIEACLQRVRTQLENAMESADERAGLLAAVAELRQVLGTISLIQCAGASILAEEMLATTQRLSEDAISDRETACGAVLGATLQLADYLDALSGGAEDCVLVLQALINELRLTRGVAVLTEAELFAAQMRLIGVELPLPGGRDARTAGMTAAKLLPAAQQSMLQWLKDDDIRTAVARLGKVAEHLRQGATVPAAAQLWRVVAGVAEAVLGQGLEDSLEVKRLCGRAVQQIKRTVEIGEDAAAAQFDELAYQLLFHVGRSRARGARVTFLRRAFALDQRLPSSSALEAMARKLRGPNTRLLQKLSDEIRADLAKVKDTIDLVVRAGERASVDLSQTAAQLHGIANTLGMLGLVTLQRVAQNQSDAVARLRSADGAGAGLWMDVATALLRIENSLDAALFRQLRRSDPELASASQYDEGTPPSADFDEGFGALLRESLVNLSKFKNAADLALRQGSRDGLSSAQTLLGEIRAGLRILDDERAAGLIGELLRYVEQDGFPAGILVQAQAERFADAVACTEFYLEALQSRSPDSARLLDDLAAYIERLEFADGAADTDQAELEPSPLVAPQLLDEVDPEIREVFVEEAGEVLETLRSQLAPWQREPGDVAHLLEMRRAFHTLKGSGRMVGADLIGDYGWACENLLNRCRDGEMKVDSEVLDLIARAVALLPELIHSFREQREPPDTAAELIAAAHELTERAVNDAAAMRSVFHDDARGHLLRVQNWVDQQDADAGAHTVDPEVVRALHTLRGSAAVVGYGAISQLAGSLERGLDFAGLGASEQPVERLKLIADAVLQLGQWLDQQPPAPAEAALPWQSRIIAILGMPSEVAGGEPDDQQLAELFTHEVFDCVQQIEACIEAWRQQPDAAHYAAQAAALFRTVRDAAQAAHSSALESAATAFEARLGHAEFREDRKSRPDALFFSAVSEAIEGIYQLLDAIRDGRPPDRDDALIGRIQALGGSAIGIEAATPVADEAGADAPFEEVPVGDRDPALTDIFLSEAEELLAVVEGGFDEWQAKPLRDAPDAEVTRALHTLKGSARMAGFESLGEVGHRLESLVEAAAQSRVARDASYFGRLANVVDGLHRAVDQIRRGYEPEVEPLFVELEIQQADSASAADWTVPESDAGFVEAASREYEVRDELIVEIPPFAEHRDDAADIGLPAAPVTQPFVPLPAQPAPSAEDDDAELLAIFSAEAAELLEQMEAALAIWRTQPTDAAPLQDLQRILHTLKGGARMAGRYAMGAAVHEMESLVDDMASTYLPTDDLAFDQLHTRFEQLQHMHDRLVRGDESFEDEDDQPIEAPYDWTPPPPPEAAEAEPAAAELPEPVPPIEWNDAPLEPPTETGPEPVVAAGLPDERPPPMRVWDPQLFWRPEDDSGLWQQQRRELARVPVERLDSLLNAASEMSIYRSRLEQRNVETGSQLAEMESTVNRIREQLRQMDIETEAQIAARGLIQTPSESGDDRYSAEFDPLELDRYSRMQELSRALSESVGDLGSLHDSLYQVTQDASSLLQQQGRINTEVQQGLMGTLMVPFSRQVARLQRVVRQTAVEAGRLAEVSFLGVEAELDRNVLERMTAPLEHLLRNAVVHGIEPATVRTGLGKREVGEIVISLQRDGTQLVIEIRDDGQGLDIDAIRDQAIARGLMPPNLELSELQVAQFIFEPGFSTARELTQNAGRGVGMDVVASEVKQLGGTLDLETERGGGTCFAIRLPLTLAVSQALLVTVGTELYAIPLSSIEGIARVPRAQLDQYFGDSDATLSYGGADYPLRYLGDYLGVSRLETDESRTVPTILVRVPEGIGGGERRMGLVVDSMQGNREVVSKAVGPQVSSIVGVTGATILADGAVVLILDAPALVLDRTRRALLAEAQSAAAPRADDRAMIMVVDDSITMRRVAERLLTRHGYRVLTARDGLDAIAQLATESPTAILLDIEMPRADGFEVAAYVRNSERISDVPIIMITSRSGDKHRQRARELGVNRYLIKPYQEDQLLSEIRGVLVS
- a CDS encoding chemotaxis protein CheW; protein product: MSEPAEIHAVLIALARDSLLLPNVAVVETVPLEDLQVAVDAPAWLAGHVQREAQRLPVLRLERLNGDMGEPDPRRARVIVVKLPDPVDGLTAIGVLAQAYPHLVTLNRAAMRAEALRDSDRSDLVLARVRLGNQVCWIPDFGIVMAEIRTLSRAA